In Desulfallas thermosapovorans DSM 6562, a single window of DNA contains:
- the ilvD gene encoding dihydroxy-acid dehydratase, with product MRSDAMKKGLSKAPHRSLFKALGMTEQELERPIIGVVNSYNEIVPGHMHLREITEAVKAGVRMNGGTPVEFPSIAVCDGIAMNHEGMKYSLASREIIADSIEVMSMAHPFDGLVLVTSCDKVVPGMLMAAARLDIPAIVVSGGPMLPGRYQGRDMSLSNIFEAVGAVRAGNMTEAELAEVEESVCPGCGSCAGMFTANSMNCLTEALGMALPGNGSLPAVSAARRRLAKLTGMRVVDLVRENLRPSDILTARAFANGLALDMALGCSTNTVLHLPAIAHEAGVEINLDIINQVSEKNPNLCKLSPMGQHFMRDLDEAGGVPAVLRELVDHGLADGSTMTVTGKTLGENVAGAAIKRSDVIRSVTDPYSASGGIAVLYGNLAPGGAVVKKAGVDPEMLKHRGPARVFNSEEEACQALIDKQIQKGDVIVIRYEGPKGGPGMREMLTPTATVAGLGLDKDVALITDGRFSGATRGASIGHVAPEAAEGGPIAALQDGDMIEIDIPGCKLNVLLSEDELAARLARWVKPAPRVTRGYLARYAQLVTSAGTGAVLKKL from the coding sequence ATGCGCAGTGATGCCATGAAAAAGGGGCTCAGCAAAGCCCCCCACCGCTCTTTGTTCAAAGCGCTGGGTATGACCGAGCAGGAGCTGGAGCGGCCCATCATTGGAGTAGTCAACTCATATAACGAAATAGTGCCCGGACACATGCACCTGCGCGAAATCACCGAGGCGGTCAAGGCCGGTGTCCGCATGAACGGCGGCACCCCCGTAGAGTTTCCCTCCATTGCGGTGTGCGACGGCATTGCCATGAATCATGAGGGTATGAAATACTCCCTGGCCAGCCGTGAAATAATCGCCGACTCCATCGAAGTGATGAGCATGGCCCATCCCTTCGACGGGCTGGTGCTGGTTACATCCTGTGACAAGGTGGTGCCCGGTATGTTGATGGCCGCGGCCCGGCTGGATATCCCTGCCATCGTGGTCAGCGGCGGGCCCATGCTGCCAGGTCGTTACCAGGGACGGGATATGTCCCTCAGTAATATATTCGAGGCTGTGGGGGCGGTGCGGGCCGGTAACATGACCGAGGCCGAGCTGGCCGAGGTTGAAGAATCGGTATGCCCGGGCTGTGGTTCCTGTGCCGGAATGTTCACCGCCAACTCCATGAACTGCCTCACTGAAGCCCTGGGTATGGCCCTGCCCGGCAACGGCTCGCTGCCCGCGGTTTCCGCGGCCCGCCGGCGCCTGGCTAAATTAACCGGCATGCGGGTGGTGGATTTGGTACGGGAAAACCTGCGCCCCTCGGATATTCTTACGGCCAGGGCATTTGCCAACGGCCTGGCCCTGGATATGGCTTTGGGCTGCTCCACCAACACGGTGCTGCATTTGCCCGCCATTGCCCACGAGGCCGGGGTGGAAATAAACCTGGATATTATCAACCAGGTCAGTGAAAAAAACCCCAACCTGTGCAAGCTGAGTCCCATGGGCCAGCATTTTATGCGGGATTTGGATGAAGCCGGGGGTGTACCGGCGGTACTCCGGGAACTGGTGGACCACGGGCTGGCTGACGGCAGTACCATGACCGTTACCGGTAAAACACTGGGGGAAAATGTGGCGGGTGCTGCTATAAAACGCAGTGATGTCATTCGCAGCGTAACTGACCCGTACAGTGCCAGCGGCGGTATTGCCGTGCTGTACGGTAACCTGGCCCCCGGAGGAGCGGTGGTGAAAAAGGCCGGGGTGGATCCGGAAATGCTTAAGCACCGCGGCCCGGCCCGGGTATTCAATTCCGAAGAAGAGGCCTGCCAGGCCCTGATTGACAAGCAAATTCAAAAGGGCGATGTTATTGTCATCAGGTACGAAGGCCCCAAAGGCGGCCCGGGCATGCGGGAAATGCTCACCCCCACTGCCACGGTAGCCGGGCTAGGTTTGGATAAAGACGTGGCCCTGATTACCGACGGGCGGTTTTCCGGTGCCACCCGGGGTGCTTCCATCGGGCACGTTGCCCCGGAGGCTGCCGAGGGCGGCCCCATTGCCGCGCTGCAGGACGGGGATATGATTGAAATAGATATACCCGGGTGCAAGCTGAATGTGCTTTTAAGTGAAGATGAGCTGGCGGCCCGGCTGGCCCGGTGGGTGAAGCCCGCGCCCAGGGTAACCAGAGGTTACCTGGCCCGGTATGCCCAGCTGGTAACGTCGGCGGGCACCGGAGCTGTTCTGAAAAAACTGTAG